One part of the Sorangiineae bacterium MSr11954 genome encodes these proteins:
- a CDS encoding HEAT repeat domain-containing protein yields MRTRGRRTGAFAAAACAATVFFAAVLGQAAQPSRPPPGAAEKLKSGDPERIREGLEDARLAGKSAASLATEIAALLDRGLSAPLAESALATLGELEMPATTPSIAVYLQHRDPKVRRTAVRALARTKGPAAIPALRRALSDPDGGVRGGAATGLGMLRARVAMADLGAALDHHVIEASAPIGQLCNPDECHDFLGRLGRLPFELLAGGLDAMLFRQTSEVSEDMKANVIGRVRELQTPEVHDFLERLQKRWPEGTSPRLKALIDQAVKATARPSEP; encoded by the coding sequence GTGAGGACGCGAGGACGGCGGACGGGCGCCTTTGCCGCGGCGGCCTGTGCCGCGACCGTCTTTTTTGCCGCGGTGCTCGGGCAGGCAGCGCAGCCTTCCCGGCCGCCTCCGGGCGCCGCCGAAAAGCTGAAATCCGGCGATCCCGAACGGATCCGCGAGGGCCTCGAGGACGCGCGCCTCGCCGGAAAAAGCGCCGCCTCCCTGGCCACCGAGATCGCTGCGCTCCTCGATCGCGGGCTGAGCGCTCCCTTGGCCGAGTCCGCGCTCGCCACCTTGGGCGAGCTCGAAATGCCGGCAACGACCCCGAGCATCGCCGTCTACCTGCAGCACCGCGATCCCAAGGTTCGAAGGACCGCGGTCCGCGCCCTCGCGCGCACGAAGGGCCCGGCCGCCATCCCCGCGCTGCGACGCGCTCTCTCCGACCCCGATGGCGGCGTTCGAGGTGGCGCCGCCACGGGCCTCGGCATGCTCCGGGCGCGGGTGGCCATGGCCGATCTCGGCGCGGCGCTCGACCATCACGTCATCGAGGCCTCGGCGCCCATCGGGCAGCTCTGCAACCCCGACGAGTGCCACGATTTTCTCGGCCGGCTCGGCCGGCTTCCGTTCGAGCTCCTCGCCGGCGGTCTCGACGCGATGCTGTTTCGCCAAACCTCCGAGGTGAGCGAGGACATGAAGGCCAACGTCATCGGCCGGGTTCGGGAGCTGCAGACGCCCGAGGTGCACGACTTCCTCGAGCGCCTTCAAAAACGCTGGCCGGAAGGAACATCGCCGCGCCTGAAGGCGCTCATCGATCAAGCCGTCAAAGCCACCGCCCGTCCGAGTGAGCCATGA
- the mutL gene encoding DNA mismatch repair endonuclease MutL, whose protein sequence is MSRIRQLSADLANQIAAGEVVERPASVVKELVENALDAGATKVRVEIEQGGLQRIRVSDDGSGMDTEDATLCLLRHATSKIDRVEDLSHLRTFGFRGEALPSVASVSKLLLVTRTQDHPEGTEVRIDGGGTPRVQPAGCAVGTSIDVRDLFFNVPARKKFLKSTATESAHVGDVVTTAALARPDVSFTLTRDGRAAREFLRVASRTERVAQVMGIGDGRLARGEGERGPLHVEAYLAPPEKARAGATGLHLFVNGRPVRDRMLARAVGQAYGSVLEAGRFPVGVVYLELPPELVDVNVHPQKAEVRFADARALCDALTRELYGMTSQAFAIPAMGPPTRPWLPPPRRDGAMPLRENVPPEHGRYEATSSLPFGGGGAAGFGASLDFSELPHPSPPLAREGTERLGAAAGEGLERLLAGVPASYEGGASPAGSFDAPPSGSAPASAPARDPLFGNRPPLRFLAQVRKTFLLCEGIDGIYVVDQHAAAERVTFDRLRKAFVARAVAMQRLLVPEVVELSPVEVAALEERPEDVTAVGLEVRAVGTSAVAVHAVPKLLLRANPERLVRDLVAELTRQANRPFGGAADLVLATMACHASVRAGDSLSHEEATALLASLEGIDFSGHCPHGRPVVMHLSFAELERRVGR, encoded by the coding sequence ATGAGCCGAATCCGCCAGCTCTCCGCCGATCTGGCGAACCAAATCGCAGCCGGCGAGGTCGTGGAGCGGCCGGCCAGCGTGGTGAAGGAGCTCGTCGAAAACGCGCTCGACGCCGGCGCCACCAAGGTGCGCGTGGAGATCGAGCAAGGTGGCCTCCAGCGCATTCGCGTGAGCGACGACGGCAGCGGCATGGATACGGAGGACGCGACCCTTTGCCTGCTCCGCCACGCGACCAGCAAGATCGACCGGGTCGAGGATCTCTCGCATTTGCGCACCTTCGGTTTCCGCGGTGAGGCGCTGCCGAGCGTGGCGTCGGTGTCGAAGCTGCTCCTGGTGACGCGGACGCAGGATCACCCCGAGGGGACCGAGGTTCGCATCGATGGCGGGGGAACGCCGCGGGTGCAACCTGCGGGCTGCGCGGTGGGGACGAGCATCGATGTGCGGGACCTGTTCTTCAATGTTCCCGCGCGAAAGAAGTTCCTGAAGTCGACGGCCACCGAGAGCGCGCACGTGGGGGACGTGGTGACCACGGCGGCCCTGGCGCGGCCCGATGTGTCCTTCACGTTGACGCGCGATGGGCGCGCGGCGCGCGAGTTTCTGCGGGTGGCCTCGCGGACCGAGCGCGTGGCGCAGGTCATGGGGATCGGCGACGGGCGGCTGGCGCGGGGTGAGGGGGAGCGCGGGCCTTTGCACGTGGAGGCTTATCTGGCGCCGCCGGAGAAGGCGCGGGCGGGGGCCACGGGGCTGCACTTGTTCGTCAACGGACGGCCGGTGCGCGATCGCATGCTGGCGCGGGCGGTGGGGCAGGCGTACGGGTCGGTGCTGGAGGCGGGGCGATTTCCGGTGGGCGTCGTCTATTTGGAGCTTCCTCCGGAGCTGGTCGACGTGAACGTGCATCCGCAAAAAGCGGAGGTGCGCTTCGCCGATGCGCGCGCGCTTTGCGATGCGCTGACGCGCGAGCTTTACGGGATGACGTCGCAGGCGTTCGCCATCCCGGCGATGGGTCCGCCCACGCGACCTTGGCTGCCGCCTCCGCGCAGGGATGGCGCCATGCCGTTGCGGGAGAATGTGCCGCCCGAACATGGGCGCTATGAGGCGACTTCGTCGTTGCCGTTTGGCGGTGGGGGAGCGGCGGGCTTCGGCGCTTCGCTCGATTTTTCAGAGCTCCCCCACCCGAGCCCTCCCCTGGCACGGGAGGGAACGGAAAGGCTCGGGGCGGCGGCGGGCGAGGGACTCGAACGGCTCTTGGCGGGGGTGCCGGCCTCGTACGAAGGGGGCGCGTCACCGGCCGGATCCTTCGACGCACCTCCCTCCGGGAGCGCACCAGCAAGTGCTCCCGCGCGCGACCCCCTCTTCGGCAACCGCCCTCCCCTGCGATTCCTCGCCCAGGTTCGGAAAACGTTCTTGCTCTGCGAGGGCATCGACGGCATCTACGTCGTCGATCAACACGCCGCGGCGGAGCGGGTCACCTTCGACCGGCTTCGCAAAGCCTTCGTCGCGCGCGCGGTCGCCATGCAACGCCTGCTCGTGCCGGAGGTGGTCGAGCTCTCGCCGGTGGAGGTGGCCGCCCTCGAGGAGCGCCCGGAGGATGTCACCGCCGTGGGGCTCGAGGTTCGGGCCGTGGGAACGAGTGCGGTGGCCGTGCACGCCGTGCCCAAATTGCTCTTGCGCGCCAACCCCGAGCGCCTCGTACGCGATCTCGTCGCGGAGCTCACGCGGCAGGCGAATCGCCCCTTCGGCGGCGCAGCCGATTTGGTCCTGGCCACCATGGCGTGCCATGCATCCGTGCGCGCCGGCGATTCGCTCTCGCACGAAGAGGCCACCGCCCTCTTGGCGTCGCTGGAAGGCATCGACTTTTCGGGGCATTGCCCGCACGGACGTCCGGTGGTGATGCACCTCTCCTTCGCCGAATTGGAGCGTCGGGTTGGCCGCTGA
- the miaA gene encoding tRNA (adenosine(37)-N6)-dimethylallyltransferase MiaA, with the protein MAAEASIDLPIAAARTDPEALIVVVGPTASGKTALAIRLAEELDGEVVSADSVQIYREFDIGSGKPTAEERARARHHLIDVQDPLDPIDAARFVEMADAVIADIRARGKRPIVCGGTYLWVRALLHGLAPSPGKNDDVRERHRTLVMEQGRTALHDRLREVDPASAERLHPNDVVRVSRALEVFELTGQSLRAQQETHGFLPERYRAHLFAIDCTPDDLTRRITARVDAWLEGGWLDEGTRLLQAGYGAARAMGSVGYRQIAMHLSGELPREELQPAIVRATRIFARRQRTWLNHAPVTRLDA; encoded by the coding sequence TTGGCCGCTGAAGCTTCGATCGACCTCCCCATCGCCGCCGCGCGCACCGACCCGGAGGCCCTCATCGTCGTCGTCGGGCCGACGGCGAGCGGCAAAACGGCGCTGGCCATTCGCCTGGCCGAGGAGCTCGACGGCGAGGTGGTCAGCGCCGACAGCGTCCAGATTTACCGCGAGTTCGATATTGGCTCGGGCAAACCCACCGCCGAGGAACGCGCCCGCGCGCGCCATCACCTCATCGACGTTCAAGACCCGCTGGACCCCATCGACGCCGCCCGCTTCGTCGAGATGGCCGATGCGGTCATCGCCGACATCCGGGCCCGCGGAAAGCGCCCCATCGTGTGCGGCGGCACGTACCTCTGGGTGCGCGCGCTTCTCCACGGCCTGGCGCCGAGCCCCGGCAAGAACGACGACGTGCGCGAGCGCCATCGGACCCTCGTGATGGAACAGGGGCGAACGGCCCTTCATGACCGCCTTCGGGAGGTGGATCCGGCCAGCGCCGAGCGCCTTCATCCCAACGATGTCGTGCGTGTGAGCCGGGCGCTCGAGGTCTTCGAGCTCACGGGACAAAGCCTCCGCGCCCAGCAGGAGACGCACGGCTTTCTCCCCGAGCGATACCGCGCCCACTTGTTTGCCATCGACTGCACCCCGGACGATTTGACCCGGCGCATTACGGCGCGGGTCGACGCATGGCTCGAAGGCGGATGGCTCGACGAGGGAACGCGCTTGCTCCAAGCGGGCTACGGCGCCGCGCGCGCCATGGGATCCGTTGGATACCGCCAGATTGCGATGCATCTTTCGGGGGAGCTTCCGCGCGAAGAACTCCAGCCCGCCATCGTTCGCGCTACGCGCATTTTCGCGCGCCGCCAACGCACGTGGTTGAATCACGCACCTGTAACCCGACTGGATGCGTGA
- a CDS encoding S8 family serine peptidase, with the protein MMRRIVVAAALVGSVFPAAAAAESVHPEGAGVLRVLGARSTQTLAPGASRIGGLVAIPSGSTAASLGVEPFAPGIGRVSGTPASLIAFSSAHPEVHMEVTTPLHLLMSTARGTVQADRAFDTLGADGAGTLVGVADTGIDVSHPEFLDATGHSRIAWLIDMGMAPAGLHPDLENLYGVKDASGRVVSGAVFNAREIDQLIAEKRPLPVDKVGHGTHVSSIAAGDGDDLGTPGSYRGIAPKARLVVAGLGGLSTGISNDDLLRGVKFIFDRADLEKQPVAVNMSLGGDFGPHDGTTLWEQALASFVGPAHPGRAIIAAAGNSGSIAGTGAIHQSVRVTDGSIARVPITTHGADDGGVQIWVTLRAGANLKIGLDAPEGRWIAPIGEGREQGKNTKDFQAGVIYGSGLKGSPVPASSRGAIVLWTGKWPKGTYYVTFEGEGTADLFLGQTGEVQTIKPAYFEAGIREGTINLPGTHPSILAVGCTVNRPTWMSITGGKVGVKVPFLDMAGGMVDPSREPAPPTAGDACWFTSAGPTVNGTPKPEISAPGAGIVAAMSKSAKPGSSGSMFTTNCPPVTPGGSDRDPRCFQIDETHAVGLGTSMAAPMVTGAAALLFQRDPTLTQDKITALLQAGAHRFRANPPFEDQGGPGELDVMGALDALEQMKNPALALPSAGTSWITLSADHAAADGSTPMTAIVELRTADGQHRADMFDGARLQPRVELDGKPLVTLATMLRRGPGLWSYAFAVPKGNGGSKLLLGATFDGSDIVAPKTVPIAADLWVAHYPTSAKGGCNVVGAGTPAGPRPLWACAGGLALLGVAVRRGGRRGRGAVTPRPR; encoded by the coding sequence ATGATGAGGCGGATCGTCGTCGCTGCAGCGTTGGTGGGTTCCGTCTTTCCGGCTGCGGCGGCGGCGGAGTCGGTGCATCCGGAGGGCGCCGGGGTTTTGCGGGTGCTGGGGGCGCGTTCGACCCAGACCTTGGCGCCGGGGGCATCGCGCATCGGGGGGCTGGTCGCGATTCCATCGGGATCCACGGCAGCGTCGTTGGGGGTCGAGCCGTTTGCGCCGGGCATCGGCCGCGTTTCGGGGACGCCAGCCAGCTTGATCGCCTTTTCGAGCGCGCACCCGGAGGTGCACATGGAGGTGACGACGCCGTTGCACCTGCTCATGTCGACGGCGCGCGGCACGGTCCAAGCGGATCGCGCGTTCGATACGTTGGGCGCGGACGGCGCGGGGACCTTGGTGGGCGTGGCGGATACGGGGATCGACGTGAGCCACCCGGAGTTTCTCGATGCGACGGGGCACTCGCGCATCGCGTGGCTCATCGACATGGGGATGGCCCCGGCGGGGCTGCATCCGGATCTCGAGAACCTGTACGGCGTCAAGGACGCCTCGGGGAGGGTCGTCTCCGGCGCCGTGTTCAATGCGCGCGAGATCGATCAGCTCATCGCCGAGAAGCGGCCGCTCCCCGTCGACAAAGTCGGCCATGGAACGCACGTCTCGTCGATCGCGGCCGGCGACGGCGACGATTTGGGGACGCCGGGGAGCTACCGCGGCATCGCGCCCAAGGCGCGGCTCGTGGTGGCGGGGCTCGGCGGGCTCTCCACCGGCATCAGCAACGACGATCTTTTGCGCGGCGTGAAGTTCATCTTCGATCGCGCCGACCTCGAGAAGCAGCCGGTGGCCGTGAACATGTCCCTCGGCGGTGACTTTGGCCCCCACGATGGGACCACCCTGTGGGAGCAGGCGCTCGCCAGCTTCGTGGGCCCCGCGCACCCTGGTCGCGCCATCATCGCGGCCGCGGGCAACAGCGGATCCATCGCGGGCACGGGGGCCATCCACCAGAGCGTGCGGGTCACCGACGGCAGCATCGCCCGCGTGCCCATCACGACCCATGGGGCCGACGACGGCGGCGTGCAGATTTGGGTCACCTTGCGGGCCGGCGCCAACCTGAAAATCGGGCTCGATGCGCCGGAGGGGCGATGGATCGCCCCCATCGGCGAGGGGCGCGAGCAAGGGAAAAATACGAAGGATTTCCAGGCCGGGGTCATTTACGGGAGCGGCCTCAAAGGCAGCCCGGTGCCGGCATCGTCGCGCGGGGCCATCGTGCTCTGGACGGGAAAATGGCCCAAGGGGACGTACTACGTCACCTTCGAAGGGGAAGGGACGGCGGATCTGTTCTTGGGGCAGACGGGCGAGGTTCAGACGATCAAGCCGGCCTACTTCGAGGCGGGCATTCGCGAGGGGACCATCAATCTTCCCGGTACGCACCCGTCGATCCTGGCGGTGGGGTGCACCGTCAATCGTCCCACCTGGATGAGCATCACCGGCGGCAAAGTGGGCGTCAAAGTCCCGTTCCTCGACATGGCCGGCGGCATGGTGGATCCGTCGCGCGAGCCGGCGCCGCCCACCGCGGGCGATGCGTGTTGGTTTACGAGCGCAGGGCCTACCGTGAACGGCACGCCGAAGCCGGAGATTTCGGCGCCGGGGGCCGGGATCGTCGCGGCCATGAGCAAATCGGCGAAGCCGGGGAGCTCGGGGAGCATGTTCACGACGAACTGCCCGCCGGTGACCCCGGGCGGCAGCGATCGCGATCCGCGCTGCTTCCAGATCGACGAGACGCACGCGGTGGGGCTCGGAACATCCATGGCGGCGCCGATGGTGACCGGCGCCGCGGCGCTCCTCTTTCAGCGCGATCCCACGCTCACGCAGGACAAGATCACGGCGCTGCTGCAGGCCGGTGCGCATCGCTTTCGCGCCAACCCGCCCTTCGAGGATCAAGGCGGGCCGGGTGAGCTCGATGTGATGGGCGCGCTCGATGCGCTCGAGCAGATGAAGAACCCTGCGCTTGCGCTTCCGAGCGCCGGCACCAGCTGGATCACCTTGAGCGCCGACCATGCGGCGGCGGATGGCTCCACGCCGATGACGGCCATCGTCGAGCTTCGAACCGCGGACGGCCAGCACCGCGCGGATATGTTCGATGGCGCGCGGCTCCAGCCGCGGGTGGAGCTCGACGGCAAGCCGCTCGTGACCTTGGCGACCATGCTCCGCCGGGGGCCAGGTCTATGGTCGTACGCGTTTGCCGTGCCGAAAGGAAACGGCGGATCCAAGCTCCTCCTCGGGGCCACCTTCGACGGGAGCGATATCGTGGCGCCGAAGACCGTCCCCATCGCCGCGGATCTCTGGGTGGCGCACTATCCGACCTCCGCCAAGGGCGGGTGCAACGTGGTGGGCGCGGGCACGCCGGCCGGTCCGAGGCCGCTCTGGGCGTGCGCCGGGGGCCTGGCGCTTTTGGGGGTCGCGGTTCGACGCGGCGGGCGTCGGGGGCGCGGTGCGGTTACTCCGCGGCCACGGTGA
- a CDS encoding acyl-CoA carboxylase subunit beta: MPREKKLSETLSRIEKGGAEKYHRKNAETGKLFARDRIARLIDPGTFVEDAALANNLEEDLPADGVIIGTGKIGGRTVAIMANDSTVKAGSWGRRTVEKILRIQETAAQLELPLFYLVDSAGARITDQIEMFPGRRGAGRIFYNEVQLSGHVPQICLLFGPSAAGGAYIPAFCDVVIMVDKNASMYLGSPRMAEMVIGEKVTLEEMGGAKMHCSVSGCGDVLVKTEEEAIDWAKTYFSYLPAISSEKPPVHEARAPKSSGKKLSEIVPADENKPFDMMHVIHEIIDEGSFCEIKKLFARELITGFARIGGKSVGIVANQPKWLGGVLFVDSADKAARFIWLCDAFNIPLLYLADVPGFMIGTKVEKQGIIRAGAKMIAAVSEATVPKLSVIVRKAYGAGLYAMCGPAFEPDACIALASASIAVMGPQAAVNAVYYNKIQEVPEGDERKAYVAKLQDEYRADIDLMKLASELVVDAVVPGERLRDEILARFERAGKKRATRLTKKHLVPPV, translated from the coding sequence ATGCCGCGTGAGAAGAAGCTGTCGGAAACGCTTTCCCGCATCGAAAAGGGAGGAGCCGAAAAATACCACCGGAAGAATGCGGAGACGGGCAAGCTCTTCGCCCGCGACCGGATCGCCCGTTTGATCGACCCGGGGACGTTCGTGGAGGACGCCGCCCTGGCCAACAACCTCGAAGAGGATCTACCGGCCGATGGTGTGATCATCGGCACCGGCAAGATCGGCGGCCGCACGGTCGCCATCATGGCCAACGATTCGACGGTGAAGGCAGGGTCCTGGGGCCGGCGCACGGTGGAGAAGATCCTTCGCATCCAGGAGACGGCCGCGCAGCTGGAGCTGCCCCTCTTCTATTTGGTGGACTCGGCGGGCGCCCGCATCACCGACCAAATCGAGATGTTCCCGGGCCGCCGCGGTGCAGGGCGCATCTTCTACAACGAGGTGCAGCTGAGTGGGCACGTGCCGCAGATCTGCTTGCTCTTCGGGCCGAGCGCGGCCGGCGGCGCCTACATCCCCGCCTTCTGCGATGTTGTCATCATGGTGGACAAGAACGCGAGCATGTACCTCGGCTCGCCGCGCATGGCCGAGATGGTGATCGGCGAGAAGGTCACCCTGGAAGAAATGGGCGGCGCCAAGATGCACTGCTCCGTTTCGGGTTGCGGCGACGTTCTGGTCAAGACGGAAGAAGAAGCCATCGACTGGGCCAAGACGTATTTCAGCTACCTGCCCGCCATCAGCAGCGAGAAGCCTCCGGTGCACGAGGCGCGCGCCCCCAAATCGAGCGGCAAGAAGCTGAGCGAGATCGTGCCCGCGGACGAGAACAAGCCGTTCGACATGATGCACGTCATCCACGAGATCATCGACGAGGGCTCGTTCTGCGAGATCAAGAAGCTCTTCGCGCGCGAGCTGATCACGGGCTTCGCGCGCATCGGCGGCAAGTCGGTGGGCATCGTGGCCAATCAGCCCAAGTGGCTGGGCGGGGTCCTCTTCGTGGACTCGGCCGACAAGGCGGCGCGCTTCATTTGGCTCTGCGACGCGTTCAACATCCCGCTGCTGTATTTGGCCGACGTGCCGGGCTTCATGATCGGCACCAAGGTCGAAAAGCAAGGGATCATCCGCGCTGGCGCCAAGATGATCGCCGCCGTGAGCGAGGCCACCGTGCCCAAGCTGAGCGTCATCGTGCGCAAGGCGTACGGGGCCGGCCTGTATGCGATGTGCGGCCCGGCGTTCGAGCCCGATGCGTGCATTGCGCTGGCCAGCGCCTCCATTGCCGTCATGGGGCCGCAGGCGGCCGTGAACGCCGTTTACTACAACAAGATTCAGGAAGTGCCGGAGGGGGACGAGCGCAAGGCTTATGTGGCCAAGCTGCAGGACGAGTACCGCGCGGACATCGATTTGATGAAGCTGGCCTCGGAGCTGGTGGTCGACGCGGTGGTGCCCGGCGAGCGTCTGCGCGACGAGATCCTGGCGCGCTTCGAGCGCGCGGGCAAAAAGCGGGCGACGCGGCTCACGAAGAAGCATTTGGTGCCGCCGGTGTGA